In Podospora pseudopauciseta strain CBS 411.78 chromosome 2 map unlocalized CBS411.78m_2, whole genome shotgun sequence, the genomic stretch TTGCCATTTGCGAACAGCCCGAAAAATAGGATGGCACTGTGGTAGTTGTTATGATGTTGATAGAAAAACCACATCCACACGCCCTCCTATCAGAAAATATAAATGCTGTTCAGATGAGGCTAGTTAACTAGATCACGCATACATTAAGGACTTGGGCCTACGATGCGTGCCAAAGTGGGGTAGCCCAGTTGCAACTTGTAAAGACCCGCTTTGGTGGGCATTGAAGCTGCGTTCGATCATTTCAGACACATTAAAAACAACGTTAAACGACTGTCGCAGCACATAGCCCCAGATCAAATTACATGCCCGTACAGTTGCAACCATACGCAGCCAACCCAGCCCCTTTTTTGGCGCTCGGGCCATGTGAAGTAAACAAAGGAGCACTCAGGGGCTACGGCATGCTCGGGTTTGTCTACAGCTCCCAGTTCTAAAAATCGGCATATGCCGAGAAAGTGAAGCCAAAAGTAAGTCTCAGTGATAATGTAGCCACGTTTgcatttcttttctctttgttAGTGCACATCTCATCCCTCTCAACAGCCAGGTTCCATTTCTGCTCTGATTAGTTCAAATCGAATGGTACGTTTATGTCTGCACTTTATGTAATTTGAGTATTCAACAGCCTCATGTGAAGGGCCGTTGAAACCGGCAGAGCAGGGGCTGATGCTTTAAAGCTTGGTACTTGCATTGGGGGCTTCCAACATTATCTATCTCTCTCCTTCAGCTTCATCCCATGTGGTGATGGCCGCAGTTGGACATGAGATGACATCTGCCCGCAGCTGGCTGACAACTGAAGAGGCTATGCACCATGACTAAACTGGATCCTTGGCCGCCTCTGTGTGACGTCAATTGCCAACAGGTTGTGAAGAAAGGGGCAAAAAGAGCTGACCTGACTCGAAGGGTAAAGTCAACTGGTATATAGTGAACTGGTAGCAGTGGTAGTATAAGAATGGGATACAAAGACTCCGGAGGCGGCAGGTTTCGGTCAAAAATATCACTGACAGGGCCTTTTTTGTGTCGCTGACAACAATTGACGGCAACTTCTGATTGTGCCCATTGGTTGGTGGTCTGTGCCACATCACAGTTTGTTGCCTTGGCGCCTGAACAACTAAGCCAAGCGACGAGCGGTCAGGTTGTTATCGGTTATCAGAATTTTTTTGAAAATCTAAGCCCCACCAAAGAAGTGcggcttcccctcccccaccttcccaCTGATTCAAACCTACCACAGGGCAAAGGCGCAGCAAACCAACCCTGAACTAAACTCTCTTGTTGCCTCCTGGTACTAGTTGGCTTGCCTGCGAAGGAACAAAGGACGTCgcatatttttttttctgcccGTTCTTTCGTTTTGGATTTTTGATCCATCAAACCCATCTATCTTCCAGCATCCACAGCACAACATGGCTCCCTCGTCGTCCAAGGAAAAGCGTCTGGCGAAGCGTGCCGCTGAGggcaaggagaagaagactgtTGCCTCGCGCTCCAAGGCCAACTCAAAGACTGCCAGCGCTGCCGCTTCCGTCAACGGCGATGAGCCTGAACTCGACGCCCATGGCAACCCCATCGTGTCGGACGAGCCAGCCACCTCGGCCGACAAGATGGATGAAGTAAAGCGCCTTGCCGACCAGATGGACAAGCATGGACTTTCCGACCGTGTCACCACTGGTGTTCTGGCCTCTACCGCCGCCAGCAAGGACGTCAAGATCACCAGTACCAGTTTGGTGTTCCATGGCCGTGTGCTCATTCAAGATGGCACTCTGGAATTGACCATGGGCCGCCGGTACGGTCTGTTGGGTGAGAACGGTTGCGGCAAAAGTACCCTCCTCAAGGCTATCGCTGCCCGCGAGTATCCCATTCCAGAACACGTTGATATCTACCTTCTGAACGAGGGCGCTCCCCCATCAGAGCTGGGTGCTTTGGAGTGGGTCgtcaaggaggccgagaacgAGATGGACCGTCTCGATAAGTTGGCCGAGAAGCTCCTCGAAGAGGAGGGCCCCGAGTCTCCTGTCCTGATGGATCTTTATGAGGTACgaacacctccctcaccgcgCTCTCGGCTATACATAAGCTAACCTCATTGATAGCACATGGACAAGATGGATCCCTCCACCTTCGCTACCCGCGCTGCCCTCATTCTTACCGGTCTGGGCTTCAACAAGGTCACCATCCacaagaagaccaaggacATGTCCggtgggtggaggatgcGTGTCGCCCTTGGCAAGGCTCTTTTCGTGAGAccttcccttctccttctcgacgACCCCACGGCCCATTTGGATCTTGAGGCCTGCGTGTGGCTGGAGGAATACCTCAAGAAGTGGGACCGCACTCTTGTCTTGGTTTCCCACTCCATGGATTTCCTCAACGGTGTGTGCACAAACATGATCGAcatgagggagaagaagctgctcTACTATGGCGGTAACTACGACTCGTACATCAAGACCCGCTCCGAACAGGAGACCAACCAGGCGAAGGCGTACCAGAAGCAGCAAGACGAAATCGCACACATCAAGAAGTTCATTGCCAGTGCTGGTACCTACGCCAACTTGGTCAGACAAGCAAAGTCTCGTCAAAAGATCTTGGACAAGATGGAGGCCGATGGTTTCATCCAGCCCGTCCACCAGGACAGAGTCTTCACCTTCCGTTTCGCCGATGTCGAGAAGCTGCCTCCCCCAGTTCTGTCTTTCGACGATGTCAGCTTCTCCTACTCGGGAGATGCCAAGGATGATTTGTACAAGCACATCGACCTCGGTTTCGACATGGACTCCCGTACTGCCTTGGTCGGGCCCAACGGTGTTGGCAAGTCTACTCTTCTCCGGCTGATGACTGGCAAGCTTTCTCCTAGAGAAGGTGTGGTGTCGCGTCACACTCACTTGAAGCTGGGTCTGTACTCGCAGCACTCGGCGGAGCAGCTTGATCTCACAAAGTCTGCTTTGGACTTTGTGCGTGACAAGTACTCGGATAAATCCCAAGACTACCAGTACTGGAGACAGCAGCTGGGCAAGTATGGTCTTTCGGGCGAGTCTCAGACTTCTCTGATCGGTACCCTGTCTGACGGACAACGGTCCCGTATCGTGTTCGCTCTGTTGGCCATTGAAAGCCCCAacatgttgttgctggacGAGCCTACCAACGGTCTTGATATTCCCACTATTGACAGTTTGGCGGATGCCATCAACGCTTACAGCGGAGGTGTCATTGTCGTCAGTCACGATTTCAGGTACGTCGAAGCTCTGATGGCTAATTTGTAGGATTTGATTGCTGACATGTCTCCAGACTACTCGACAAGATTGCCAAGCAGATTCTCGTGTGCGAGAACAAGACCATTAAGCAATGGGATGGTTCGATCGGCGACTACAAGAACTATCTTCGCAAGAAGATGGTGGCTTCGGGCGCTGTCTGAGTTGGCTAGATTTTGTTTTTGCCTCTTTTTACATGAGAATGACATGGGCGAGGTTGCGCTGCAGCTGAGACGGCCTCAGGTAAGCCTCTTCTCACACCAATCACGCGGCTGCCAGAGGGGAATTCTGGAGTATATGGGATGGGAGTTGACCGGGAAAGTGTCAAATCTCCTGCAAGCATAAAcggtggtggctgggttgggttggtttgaTGACAGCGATGAGGTTTCTTTCTGGGCCGGATAGACTTTTGTTTTCACGTTTCGCGATTCTCCAGCCGTTCATTAGATGCATTCGCGCTCAGATAGCGAGTAATGACGGAAAAGTTATGATCGATTCGGTTCGTCAGGTAGTTGTGTGTGCCAGTTTTCATATATGTGTGATTGGTGAAGTGGTGGGTGTCCGGGACAATATGAGGGCATTCGCAACATGATGTCTGAGGGCTGTGCCGAGGCGGTGGGTCGAAGAAGATCACTGGGAAGGAAACAATTGATTGTAGTTTTGGGCATCAACAGGCGGATCTTGGGATGCCGGTTCGGATTCTTTTGGTGTCTGGTGAGACTTTTCCCAGTGCCGCTGTGGTGTGTGTTGCATGGCTGGGGCAACTGCAGCAGCGGCAGGCGGATACCTCGCGCCGGGGCTGAAATGGGACTTCCTTGCCAGCACCCCTGACTGGgcatgggggagggggtggttatAGCGTTGTTATCTGATAAAAGGGGTTGGCTGTTGGACTTACACTAACATGGAAGGGGGTGTCAGATTAGTGAGCCCTGCTGACGTCTTTCAGCGCGTGGGACCAGCTTGTCTCGATCTGGCTGGACGCCTGGGGGGCCTGCTTTTCCGGGGGGACGGGGGACCACTGATGGATGGATCACCTTCGCGAGAGCTGCGAGGAAGCGGGTTGTCAAAGGGGATTTTGGGGGGAAGACTTTGCTGCACACACCAACGCAGC encodes the following:
- the ARB1 gene encoding ABC transporter ATP-binding protein arb1 (COG:S; EggNog:ENOG503NUDQ; BUSCO:EOG092614E6), whose product is MAPSSSKEKRLAKRAAEGKEKKTVASRSKANSKTASAAASVNGDEPELDAHGNPIVSDEPATSADKMDEVKRLADQMDKHGLSDRVTTGVLASTAASKDVKITSTSLVFHGRVLIQDGTLELTMGRRYGLLGENGCGKSTLLKAIAAREYPIPEHVDIYLLNEGAPPSELGALEWVVKEAENEMDRLDKLAEKLLEEEGPESPVLMDLYEHMDKMDPSTFATRAALILTGLGFNKVTIHKKTKDMSGGWRMRVALGKALFVRPSLLLLDDPTAHLDLEACVWLEEYLKKWDRTLVLVSHSMDFLNGVCTNMIDMREKKLLYYGGNYDSYIKTRSEQETNQAKAYQKQQDEIAHIKKFIASAGTYANLVRQAKSRQKILDKMEADGFIQPVHQDRVFTFRFADVEKLPPPVLSFDDVSFSYSGDAKDDLYKHIDLGFDMDSRTALVGPNGVGKSTLLRLMTGKLSPREGVVSRHTHLKLGLYSQHSAEQLDLTKSALDFVRDKYSDKSQDYQYWRQQLGKYGLSGESQTSLIGTLSDGQRSRIVFALLAIESPNMLLLDEPTNGLDIPTIDSLADAINAYSGGVIVVSHDFRLLDKIAKQILVCENKTIKQWDGSIGDYKNYLRKKMVASGAV